Proteins encoded within one genomic window of Vanrija pseudolonga chromosome 3, complete sequence:
- the aro4 gene encoding Phospho-2-dehydro-3-deoxyheptonate aldolase, tyrosine-inhibited: protein MRPLSPVSVRDAAEILDDRRVKNIRPLIPPQILVEEIPLTLRGAQTVIDGRKQIENIIKGDDDRLLVIVGPCSVHNVEQALIYARELKKYADTVDDDLMIVMRVYFEKPRTTVGWKGLINDPDMNGSYQINRGLKTARKLLLDIAEMGLPTAGEFLDVISPQFLADLSSWGAIGARTTESQVHRELTSALSMSVGFKNGTDGSIDIAVDAIKAAAAGHTFLSVTKQGLTAIVETSGNPSTHVILRGSTKGPNFSAEHVSAAAEKLKKAGLVPRLMVDCSHGNSSKQHIKQLEVGKDIAEQLANGPTAQQLLGVMIESNINEGRQNIPPEGPSGLLYGVSITDACISLEQTFPLLNELAAGVRARRENVKARLSRA, encoded by the exons ATGCGCCCATTGTCCCCCGTTTCCGTCCGCGAC gccgccgagatcctcgacgacaggCGTGTCAAGAACATCCGCCCGCTCATCCC CCCCCAGATCCTTGTCGAGGA GATCCCCCTCACcctccgcggcgcgcagacCGTCATCGATGGCCGCAAGCAGATTGAGAACATCatcaagggcgacgacgacaggctACTCGTCATTGTCGG CCCCTGCTCGGTCCACAatgtcgagcaggcgctcaTCTACGCccgcgagctcaagaagtacgccgacacggtcgacgacgacctcatGATCGTCATGCGCGTCTATTTTGAGAAGCCCCGTACCACGGTTGGCTGGAAGGGCCTCATCAACGACCCCGACATGAACGGCTCGTACCAGATCAACCGCGGCCTCAAGACGGCCCGCAAGCTGCTTCTCGACATTGCCGAGATGGGCCTCCCCACCGCCGGCGAGTTCCTCGACGTCATCTCGCCCCAGTTCCTTGCCGACCTCTCGTCGTGGGGCGCCATCGGCGCCCGTACCACCGAGTCCCAGGTGCACCGTGAGCTTACTTCTGCTCTCTCCATGTCGGTCGGCTTCAAGAACGGTACC GACGGCTCGATTGACATTGCCGTCGACGCTAtcaaggccgctgccgccggccacACCTTCCTCTCGGTCACCAAGCAGGGCCTCACTGCGATCGTCGAGACGTCGGGCAACCCCTCGACGCACGTCATCCTCCGCGGCTCGACCAAGGGCCCCAACTTcagcgccgagcacgtcagcgccgccgccgagaagctcaagaaggccggcctcgtcccCCGCCTCATGGTCGACTGCTCGCACGGCAACTCGTCAAAGCAGCAcatcaagcagctcgaggtcggcaaggacattgccgagcagctcgccaacggccccaccgcccagcagctcctcggtgTCATGATCGAGTCCAACATCAACGAGGGAAGGCAGAACATTCCCCCCGAGGGTCCTTCGGGCCTCCTCTACGGTGTCTCCATCACCGACGCCTGCATCTCGCTCGAGCAGACCTTCCCCCTCCTCAACGAGCTGGCTGCCGGTgtccgcgcccgccgcgaaAACGTCAAGGCCAGACTCTCGAGGGCGTAA
- the SPCC1682.09c gene encoding putative mitochondrial carrierc, translating to MSPPGDFKRESGTARILGSGTSGIAELLVFHPVDTIAKRLMSNRSHASLGNLNQIIFKNAANAPVLTKFMSLFPGLGYAAGYKVAQRVYKFGGQPYFRDLIDKSSGTWFRETFGKKNGQLLMQASAGSLTGIGEVVLLPLDVLKIKMQTNPDALKGRGLFKLITEEGISSLYRGWGWTMARNAPGSFALFGGSAATKQYLFHIDDSSKSTWAQNFVASIGGAVASITVAAPLDVVKTRIQNANFNANLSGVTIIRDMVRTEGVGSFFKGLTPKILVVGPKLVFSYTLAQSLIPFFGKYV from the exons ATGTCCCCCCCTGGCGACTTCAAGCGCGAGAGCGGCACCGCTCGTATCCTGGGCTCGGGCACGTCGG gcatcgccgagctcctcgtcttccACCCCGTCGACACGATCGCCAAGCGCCTCATGTCGAACCGCTCGCACGCGTCCCTCGGCAACCTCAACCAGATCATCTTCAAGAATGCCGCCAACGCCCCCGTGCTCACAAAGTTCATGAGCTTGTTCCCCGGTCTCGGCTACGCCGCGGGCTACAAGGTCGCCCAGCGCGTCTACAAGTTTGGCGGACAGCCATACTTCCGCGACTTGATTGACAAGTCGAGCGGCACGTGGTTCCGCGAGACGTTTGGCAAGAAGAACGGACAGCTGCTCATGCAGGCTTCGGCTGGATC GCTCACGGGTATCGGAGAGGTCGTGCTCCTCCCCCTCGATGTGCTCAAGATCAAGATGCAGACCAaccccgacgcgctcaagggccGCGGCCTCTTCAAGCTCATCACCGAGGAGGGTATCTCGTCGCTCTACCGTGGCTGGGGATGGACCATGGCTCGTAACGCCCCCGGATCGTTCGCT CTCTTCGGTGGTTCGGCTGCTACCAAGCAGTACCTCTTCCACATTGACGACTCGTCCAAGTCGACCTGGGCCCAGA ACTTTGTCGCTTCCATCGGTGGTGCCGTTGCCTCGATCACTGTCGCTGCtcccctcgacgtcgtcaagaCCCGTATCCAGAACGCCAACTTCAACGCCAACCTCTCGGGTGTCACCATCATTCGGGACATGGTTCGCACTGAGGGTGTTGGTTCCTTCTTCAAGGGTCTTACCCCCAAG atccttgtcgtcggccccAAGCTCGTCTTCTCGTACACTCTTGCTCAGAGCTTGATCCCCTTCTTCGGCAAGTACGTCTAA
- the Zc3h3_1 gene encoding Zinc finger CCCH domain-containing protein 3, which translates to MPPMSAAERQKLLLQQEIAKLSGAITSYSQSSSSSHHHQSSYHPYRGYPSRGSSYRGAPRGRGGRGRGGRGRGGSYSLDLRGNNASGSSTPVDRPTTGPSEREEGEVTPPVEDAAPKPAAESSNWVKKTSKGGNMSLMTVDKSNKLSSRPRPPRPPKVPAHIQVLQSSTDSSPGGTQGKRVVIDGVIFEFAEDGQKLVRLQELEPKKNATSTPTRQSLKYAGEQYRRTKRGDLVSRSTLAARRAEQAKKPCRYWTKTATSTCYKGDKCKFPHVRVADDAPVCEAFAREGWCDEEAGTCPELHIWECPEFHDKGTCSRGARCGLRHILRAEKAKKTAAAVAAAAPAAARPTSSGAAPAAFDDQSEFIGFPGEVFSETDEDEDDEDDEEDEEDSDEEAGDDSDEEMDEDESVEEDSGKPQDPSSPSAIDTDDDDELQVLGAV; encoded by the exons ATGCCGCCAATGTCAGCAGCAGAGAGACAGAAGCTGCTCCTGCAGCAGGAGATAGCCAAGCTATCAG GCGCAATCACGTCCTACTCGCAGTCTTCCTCgagcagccaccaccaccagtcTAGCTACCACCCGTACCGCGGCTACCCTTCCCGTGGGAGCTCGTACCGTGGTGCGCCTCGCGGAcgcggtggccgaggccgcggcgggcgtggtcGTGGAGGGTCGTACTCGCTTGACTTGAGAGGAAACAACGCATCTGGATCAAGTACCCCTGTTGATCGTCCCACGACTGGTCCAAGCGAGAgagaggagggcgaggtcaCCCCACCTGTGGAGGATGCCGCCCCCAAGCCTGCTGCGGAGTCGAGCAACTGGGTCAAGAAGACGAGCAAGGGGGGGAACATGAGCTTGATGACCGTGGACAAGAG CAACAAGCTGTCATCTAgaccacgaccacctcgcccgcccaaGGTGCCTGCTCACATCCAAGTGCTGCAGTCGTCCACAGATTCATCACCGGGCGGCACACAAGGCAAGCGCGTGGTGATCGACGGTGTCATCTTCGAGTTTGCCGAGGATGGCCAGAAGCTCGTCCGCCTTCAAG AACTCGAGCCCAAGAAGAATGCCACTTCCACGCCAACTCGCCAGTCGCTCAAGTACGCTGGCGAGCAGTACCGCCGCACGAAGCGCGGAGACCTCGTGTCAAGGTCGAC ActtgcggcgcggcgtgccgagcaggccaagaAGCCCTGCCGGTACTGGACCAAGACGG CCACATCAACCTGCTACAAGGGGGACAAGTGCAAGTTCCCCCATGTACGtgttgccgacgacgcgcccgtgTGCGAGGCGTTTGCCCGTGAAGGCTGGTGTGATGAGGAGGCAGGCACCTGTCCCGAGCTCCACATCTGGGAATGCCCAGAGTTCCATGACAAGGGGACGTGTTCTCGCGGCGCGAGGTGTGGTCTTCGCCACATCCTCCgtgccgagaaggccaagaagaccgctgcggcggtggcagcggccgctccggctgctgctcgtcctACTAGCTCTGGTGCTGCACCCGCCGCGTTTGATGACCAATCAGAGTTCATTGGCTTCCCAGGCGAGGTGTTCTCGGAGAcggatgaggatgaggatgatgaggatgacgaggaggacgaggaggacagcgaTGAGGAggctggcgacgacagcgacgaggagatggacgaggacgagtctGTTGAAGAGGACTCAGGTAAGCCCCAAgacccctcgtcgccctctgccatcgacacggacgacgacgacgagctccaAGTCCTTGGCGCCGTGTAA
- the ctsD_0 gene encoding Aspartic-type endopeptidase ctsD has product MLLHLAVLALGLPLAQADAASVDAAELRAFAAGHAPARRAVPEGYLPRPRSNHMQRRDAAPVPGVGVSAFELHVREHVAAADEPHAKRAGTAALNGSIIALGSAQSTYVVPIAFGNPPVAYPLQLDTGSSDLLLASTLCGSNCPSAGQANPYYDASHHSSSFVSVNGNGTRFTARFADRTVASGFAARELVGIGHTTIDGQVFGLVNSTNLTLSSQQISGMIGFGFPRLSLLARSLLTPVVPSAASTVSSTSSASVAAAPSSGSVSASASASAAAPTGPPAAAHQAYLPTLLESLVTIPEIQYPVFALGLSPPPRNLSANATSGTLQSVSPVTLARYQLDTGSLTIGGVSEEYVSENTTTGRTLADIEWWPVVPFGPALPVATASLATTATNTGTDTSTDTATDVVPAEPVTAPALVSTSDAPAPSANGVPNSLSQLEDEQYLYWTVALTGLQLNGTAVGLNSSYASIGVPSLALLDIGTNGIYGPQQDVVSLFSKIPDARQVAAGQWAVPCNTKATLGFSFGGRYVQLQPDDWIYAAVSGSSMCLAWPVVAPATGDGIDWQLGTPFLKNVYTVFSYGINGVQPPQVGFLPIRDAPAPPPPATGTASAAPAVSTFDLAAPTVTINTVLPNALLPNPSHSTPSYIFASAVPTGAQQAIGLGNSSAFAVSAVPIISLPRNTSATESAKPPGWPGGSADHTSAAGALDPKAGSFLALVLMTFALW; this is encoded by the exons AtgctcctccacctcgccgtcctggCACTCGGCctgccgctcgcgcaggccgacgcggcgtccgtcgacgctgccgagctgcgcgcaTTCGCGGCCGGCCATGcaccggcacgccgcgccgtacCAGAGGGATACCTCCCCCGTCCGCGGTCCAACCACatgcagcgccgcgacgcagCGCCTGTGCCTGGTGTCGGCGTCAGTGCCTTCGAGCTCCACGTGCGtgagcacgtcgccgccgccgacgagccccaTGCCAAGCGCGCAggcaccgccgcgctcaacggCTCCATCatcgcgctcggctcggcccaGTC CACGTACGTCGTTCCCATCGCGTTTGGCAACCCTCCCGTTGCGTACCCCCTCCAGCTCGACACTGGCAGCTCGGACTTgctcctcgcctcgacgcTGTGCGGGTCCAACTGCCCATCGGCGGGTCAAGCCAACCCATACTACGACGCATCTcaccactcgtcgtcgtttgTGAGCgtcaacggcaacggcacgcGCTTCACGGCTCGCTTTGCAGACAGAACCGTCGCGTCTGGGTTCGCCGCCCGCGAACTTGTGGGAATCGGGCACACCACTATCGACGGACAGGTGtttg GCCTGGTCAACTCGACAAACCTCACGCTCTCGTCACAGCAAATCTCGGGCATGATTGGCTTCGGGTTCCCCCGCCTGTCGCTTCTTGCGCGCAGCCTCCTGACTCCCGTCGTGCCCAGTGCTGCGAGCACCGTGTCGTCCACTTCTTCGGCTTctgtggctgctgcgcccTCCTCCGGGTCAGTCTCCGCCAGtgcaagcgcaagcgcagcagcaccaacagGCCCACCGGCTGCGGCGCACCAGGCCTACCTCCCTACCCTTCTCGAGTCACTCGTGACCATCCCAGAGATCCAGTACCCGGTCTTTGCGCTCGGCCTGTCACCGCCCCCGCGGAATCTGTCTGCCAATGCCACGTCTGGCACGTTACAGTCTGTCTCGCCGGTAACGCTCGCACGGTACCAGCTCGACACTGGCTCACTTACCattggcggcgtgtcggAGGAGTACGTCTCTGAGAACACTACCACTGGCCGTACCCTCGCCGACATTGAGTGGTGGCCGGTTGTGCCGTTTGGGCCAGCTTTACCCGTGGCCACGGCGTCTCTCGCGACGACCGCAACGAACACGGGTACAGACACGTCCACCGACACGGCCACGGACGTGGTGCCCGCTGAACCCGTCACCGCACCCGCTCTggtctcgacctcggacgCGCCCGCGCCTAGTGCCAACGGCGTACCGAACTCACTGAGCCAGCTTGAGGACGAGCAGTATCTCTACTGGACAGTCGCGCTTACTGGCCTGCAGCTTAACGGCACGGCTGTTGGCCTCAACTCGAGCTACGCGTCCATTGGTGTCCCATCTCTTGCTCTCCTTGACATCGGCACGAACGGCATCTACGGCCCGCAGCAGGATGTTGTGAGCCTCTTCTCCAAGATTCCCGACGCCCGCCAGGTCGCCGCTGGTCAGTGGGCTGTGCCTTGCAATACCAAGGCCACCCTTGGCTTCTCTTTTGGCGGCCGCTATGTCCAGCTGCAGCCGGACGACTGGATCTACGCTGCGGTCTCTGGCAGCTCAATGTGTCTGGCGTGGCCTGTTGTTGCCCCGGCCACGGGTGACGGCATCGACTGGCAGCTGGGCACACCGTTCCTCAAGAACGTGTACACCGTCTTCAGCTATGGCATTAACGGCGTGCAGCCTCCGCAGGTTGGCTTCCTCCCCATCCGCGACGCTCCggccccaccgccaccagccACGGGCACAGCGTCTGCCGCACCGGCCGTGTCAACGTTTGACCTGGCCGCCCCGACAGTGACGATCAACACGGTGCTCCCCaacgcgctgctgcccaaCCCAAGccactcgacgccgtcgtacATCTTCGCCTCTGCCGTCCCGACTGGCGCACAGCAGGCAATCGGCCTGGGCAACAGCTCGGCGTTCGCCGTCAGTGCCGTCCCCATCATCTCGCTCCCTCGCAACACGAGTGCGACCGAGTCTGCTAAACCCCCCGGCTGGCCCGGAGGATCCGCCGACcacacgagcgcggcgggtgcCCTTGACCCCAAAGCCGGCTCGTTTTTGGCCCTCGTCCTAATGACATTTGCGCTGTGGTAG
- the ARF6 gene encoding ADP-ribosylation factor 6 codes for MGGSLSKALGKLFGNKEMRILMLGLDAAGKTTILYKLKLNQSVTTIPTVGFNVETVTYKNVKFNVWDVGGQDKIRPLWRHYYTGTQGLIFVIDSADRDRIEEARLELERILADREMKDCLLMVFANKQDIQGAMSPAEVTEKLGLHRMRDRSWYVHPSCATTGEGLFEGLQWLSQNVKGTKA; via the exons ATGGGCGGATCACTGAGCAAGGCGCTCG GCAAGCTGTTTGGAAACAAGGAGATGCGCATCCTCATGCTCGGTCTCGACGCAGCAGGAAAgacga CCATCCTCtacaagctcaagctcaaccAGTCGGTAACCACCATCCCCACAGTCGGCTTCAACGTCGAGACGGTCACGTACAAGAATGTCAAGTTTAACGTCTGGGACGTCGGAGGACAGGACAAGATCCGTCCCCTGTGGAGACATTACTACACTGGTACTCAG GGTCTCATCTTTGTTATCGACTCGGCCGACCGTGACCGTATCGAGGAGGCCAGACTGGAGCTCGAGCGTATCCTCGCCGACCGGGAGATGAAGGACTGCCTGTTGATGGTCTTTGCCAACAAGCAGGACATCCAGGGTGCCATGTCACCAGCCGAGGTGACTGAGAAGCTCGGCTTGCACAGGATGCGGGATAGGTCGTGGTATGTCCACCCAAG CTGCGCAACAACGGGCGAGGGTCTGTTCGAGGGCTTGCAGTGGCTGTCGCAAAATGTCAAGGGAACCAAGGCCTGA
- the atp17 gene encoding ATP synthase subunit f, mitochondrial → MFASAARRSLTGLIPPKIATPGAVVRVGSSGTTSARTQAVIDFYSKLPKGPATEVSGGIRGRYFEGKNASGKPILATIGALFLIGYTIDYQMHLKHHKNGAH, encoded by the exons ATGttcgcctccgccgcccgccgctccctcACGGGCCTCATCCCCCCCAAGATCGCCACCcctggcgccgtcgtgcgtgtcggc TCGTCgggcaccacctcggcccgcACCCAGGCCGTCATCGACTTCTACTCCAAGCTCCCCAAGGGCCCCGCTACCGAGGTCTCGGGCGGCATCCGCGGCCGCTACTTTGAGGGCAAGAACGCCTCGGG CAAGCCCATCCTTGCCACCATTGGTGCTCTCTTCCTCATCGGCTACACCATCGACTACCAGA TGCACCTCAAGCACCACAAG AACGGTGCCCACTAA
- the Zc3h3_1 gene encoding Zinc finger CCCH domain-containing protein 3: MPPMSAAERQKLLLQQEIAKLSGAITSYSQSSSSSHHHQSSYHPYRGYPSRGSSYRGAPRGRGGRGRGGRGRGGSYSLDLRGNNASGSSTPVDRPTTGPSEREEGEVTPPVEDAAPKPAAESSNWVKKTSKGGNMSLMTVDKSNKLSSRPRPPRPPKVPAHIQVLQSSTDSSPGGTQGKRVVIDGVIFEFAEDGQKLVRLQELEPKKNATSTPTRQSLKYAGEQYRRTKRGDLVSRSTLAARRAEQAKKPCRYWTKTGRCERALTCPYKHTPGRIAICPAFMYDKCDRGNNCPLSHTPSAHNAPSCARFQATSTCYKGDKCKFPHVRVADDAPVCEAFAREGWCDEEAGTCPELHIWECPEFHDKGTCSRGARCGLRHILRAEKAKKTAAAVAAAAPAAARPTSSGAAPAAFDDQSEFIGFPGEVFSETDEDEDDEDDEEDEEDSDEEAGDDSDEEMDEDESVEEDSGKPQDPSSPSAIDTDDDDELQVLGAV; the protein is encoded by the exons ATGCCGCCAATGTCAGCAGCAGAGAGACAGAAGCTGCTCCTGCAGCAGGAGATAGCCAAGCTATCAG GCGCAATCACGTCCTACTCGCAGTCTTCCTCgagcagccaccaccaccagtcTAGCTACCACCCGTACCGCGGCTACCCTTCCCGTGGGAGCTCGTACCGTGGTGCGCCTCGCGGAcgcggtggccgaggccgcggcgggcgtggtcGTGGAGGGTCGTACTCGCTTGACTTGAGAGGAAACAACGCATCTGGATCAAGTACCCCTGTTGATCGTCCCACGACTGGTCCAAGCGAGAgagaggagggcgaggtcaCCCCACCTGTGGAGGATGCCGCCCCCAAGCCTGCTGCGGAGTCGAGCAACTGGGTCAAGAAGACGAGCAAGGGGGGGAACATGAGCTTGATGACCGTGGACAAGAG CAACAAGCTGTCATCTAgaccacgaccacctcgcccgcccaaGGTGCCTGCTCACATCCAAGTGCTGCAGTCGTCCACAGATTCATCACCGGGCGGCACACAAGGCAAGCGCGTGGTGATCGACGGTGTCATCTTCGAGTTTGCCGAGGATGGCCAGAAGCTCGTCCGCCTTCAAG AACTCGAGCCCAAGAAGAATGCCACTTCCACGCCAACTCGCCAGTCGCTCAAGTACGCTGGCGAGCAGTACCGCCGCACGAAGCGCGGAGACCTCGTGTCAAGGTCGAC ActtgcggcgcggcgtgccgagcaggccaagaAGCCCTGCCGGTACTGGACCAAGACGG GCCGCTGCGAACGAGCTTTGACCTGTCCTTACAAGCACACGCCTGGACGCATTGCAATCTGCCCGGCATTCATGTACGACAAGTGTGACCGGGGAAACAACTGTCCTCTGTCCCACACTCCGTCCGCCCACAATGCTCCCTCGTGTGCTCGCTTCCAAGCCACATCAACCTGCTACAAGGGGGACAAGTGCAAGTTCCCCCATGTACGtgttgccgacgacgcgcccgtgTGCGAGGCGTTTGCCCGTGAAGGCTGGTGTGATGAGGAGGCAGGCACCTGTCCCGAGCTCCACATCTGGGAATGCCCAGAGTTCCATGACAAGGGGACGTGTTCTCGCGGCGCGAGGTGTGGTCTTCGCCACATCCTCCgtgccgagaaggccaagaagaccgctgcggcggtggcagcggccgctccggctgctgctcgtcctACTAGCTCTGGTGCTGCACCCGCCGCGTTTGATGACCAATCAGAGTTCATTGGCTTCCCAGGCGAGGTGTTCTCGGAGAcggatgaggatgaggatgatgaggatgacgaggaggacgaggaggacagcgaTGAGGAggctggcgacgacagcgacgaggagatggacgaggacgagtctGTTGAAGAGGACTCAGGTAAGCCCCAAgacccctcgtcgccctctgccatcgacacggacgacgacgacgagctccaAGTCCTTGGCGCCGTGTAA
- the rec8 gene encoding Meiotic recombination protein rec8 gives MFYPEDFIITKKGSNLGIIWLMGTLGPRDKKLGRNSKAITNVKISRVCDDIAEPPEPMSLRLSSHLLVGVTRVYGRNYGIFAAEVQNFHTLLRRSEASLATGKGPNNGGIDLPGGGISRIDQITFAAFNPDIDAITNFDFEFINWNDPNFGPVANNRKRRASSKLSSLPTQPTQEESEDEDDEDGEDHTGRVNRKRRRTGSQDLHHRGYSHDRDDDSNLDSILKDALDQQEFEPMDLGLDADLFMPPSDDFSAGGNMFDGPGDFGMLDMNFNHDNLNQVSPLKSAIKKRKTADDESSETASDVEENLKVDPKVKKTRKKKVKRVTFDEVRGKLGIKLTTKDIEFNLNQTNFGGYEAEMARQKTAVEAKKRDKELDIKAKAMVDGAGLWITCQLSSPVLKLTSTVLDEDMAALFATMAQPPKFGWEIDAENPSSSKTTPEKSPSLEERPPQNPTDVFGEMHMIDDAPFMEMLPGSEDAFFRRTPSEVPDEVGRRFSQHSQQLPWDGVASSDFGGLDYPDGLRSSITPMSARISLMTPLEKRLANPTCFEANTISIRSGNAKKSISGSVNRPRQRSRSGSLLSHMADDEELMLFKGNDDDDRELPDHNVSASQLYDENDRNPFSPVMLATLETQCRSFFTFVETEMIRKEVDELEFDELVDRGATKRVAAAAFYNCLTLATKAILSVHQPERQVLDYDDEDEPPTEQPITIRIAPRPMAAE, from the exons ATGTTCTACCCCGAAGACTTCATAATAACCAAAAAGGGGTCCAA cCTGGGCATCATTTG GCTCATGGGCACCCTCGGCCCGCGAGACAAGAAGCTCGGACGCAACTCAAAGGCCATCACCAATGTGAAGATTTCACGCGTGTGCGACGATATTGccgagccgcccgagccCATGTCACTGCGCTTGAGCAGTCATTTACTTGTCGGCGTTACTCG TGTCTACGGCCGCAATTATGGCATCTTTGCTGCG GAGGTGCAGAACTTCCACACGCTCCTCCGTCGCTCCGAGGCGTCACTCGCCACTGGCAAGGGCCCCAACAACGGTGGCATTGACCTCCCCGGAGGAGGTATCAGCCG GATCGACCAGATCACCTTCGCCGCTTTCAACCCCGACATCGACGCCATCACCAATTTTGACTTCGAGTTCATC AACTGGAACGACCCGAACTTTGGCCCAGTGGCGAACAACCGCAAGCGCCGTGCAAGCTCCAAGTTATCGTCCCTCCCGACTCAGCCGACACAGGAGGAGagtgaggacgaggatgacgaaGATGGGGAGGACCATACTGGCCGCGTGAACCGCAAGCGCAGGCGCACTG GATCCCAGgacctccaccaccgcggtTACAGCCACGACCGTGACGACGATAGCAACCTCGACTCGATTCtcaaggacgcgctcgaccagcaGGAGTTTGAGCCAATGGACCTCGGATTAGACGCGGACCTCTTCATGCCCCCTAGCGACGACTTCAGTGCCGGTGGCAACATGTTTGACGGTCCCGGGGACTTTGGCATGCTGGACATGAACTTCAACCA TGACAACCTGAACCAGGTGTCGCCCCTGAAGAGCGCCATAAAGAAGAGGAAGACTGCAGACGATGAGAGCAGCGAGACTGCCTCTGACGTCGAGGAGAATCTTAAGGTCGACCCAAAGGTCAAGAAGACTCGCAAGAAGAAGGTCAAGCGTGTTACATTCGACGAGGTGAGGGGCAAACTGGGAATAAAGCTGACCACCAAGGACATCGAGTTCAACCTCAACCAGACCAACTTTGGAGGTTACGAAGCCGAGATGGCCCGGCAGAAGACGGCCGTggaggccaagaagcgtGACAAGGAACTCGACATTAAGGCCAAGGCTATGGTGGATGGCGCCGGTCTCTGGATCACCTGTCAGCTTAGCAGTCCCGTGTTGAAGCTGACGAGCACAGTCCTTGACGAAGACATGGCCGCCTTGTTCGCGACAATGGCCCAGCCACCCAAGTTCGGCTGGgagatcgacgccgagaaccCCAGCAGCTCCAAGACGACGCCCGAGAAGTCACCAAGCCTGGAAGAGCGTCCCCCACAGAACCCCACGGACGTCTTCGGCGAGATGCACATGATCGACGATGCTCCTTTCATGGAGATG CTGCCCGGCTCGGAAGACGCATTCTTCCGTCGCACCCCCAGCGAAGTGCCCGATGAAGTCGGCCGTCGCTTCTCCCAGCACAGCCAGCAGCTTCCG TGGGACGGCGTCGCCTCGAGCGACTTTGGAGGCCTCGACTACCCCGACGGTCTTCGCTCCAGCATCACACCGATGAGCGCGCGCATCAGTCTCATGACTCCACTGGAGAAGCGGTTAGCTAACCCGACGTGCTTCGAAGCTAACACCATCAGCATTCGCTCTGGAAACGCCAAGAAGTCGATCAGCGGCTCAGTCAATCGTCCTCGTCAGCGTTCCCGCTCCGGCTCACTCCTCAGTCacatggccgacgacgaggagctgatGCTGTTCAAGGGAAATGATGACGATGACCGGGAGC TGCCAGACCACAACGTCAGCGCCTCGCAGCTCTACGACGAGAATGACCGCAACCCGTTCAGCCCCGTCatgctcgcgacgctcgagACGCAGTGCCGCAGCTTCTTCACATTCGTCGAGACGGAGATGATCcgcaaggaggtcgacgagctcgagtttgacgaACTCGTGGACCGCGGCGCCACGAAGCGTGTGGCAGCGGCTGCATTCTACAACTGCCTCA CGCTCGCGACCAAGGCGATTCTGTCCGTGCACCAGCCGGAGCGTCAGGTCctcgactacgacgacgaggacgagccgccgACCGAGCAGCCCATCACCATCCGCATCGCTCCTCGCCCCATGGCCGCGGAGTAA
- the RIM9_1 gene encoding pH-response regulator protein palI/RIM9, with the protein MPNPIFPALLFSFAAMVLLLFASVSPPVWDKISFLDVRTPAGETVFGVFGMCIKHGQCSHRSVGYALSAAGAANVNLNSTVLHNLTYTLILHPIAGFLAFLSLVFGLLGIAIANRILTILMSVFAFLGAFIGLVVFVIDMVLWNVLKNRLHDADISAKLGNANWLTVAAVFALFLSTCTAMLGAFGRFATGRAAGEKY; encoded by the exons ATGCCCAACCCCATCTTCCCGGCCCTCCTCTTCTCCTTTGCGGCCATGGTACTGCTTTTGTTC GCCTCCGTCTCCCCGCCAGTCTGGGACAAGATCTCCTTCCTCGACGTCCGCACCCCAGCCGGCGAGACCGTGTTCGGAGTCTTCGGCATGTGCATCAAGCACGGGCAGTGCAGTCACCGCAGCGTGGGCTATGCGCtgtctgctgctggcgcggcaaa CGTCAACCTCAACTCGACCGTCCTCCACAACCTGACGTACACGCTCATCCTGCACCCCATCGCGGGCTTCCTGGCCTTCCTGTCCCTCGTgttcggcctgctcggcatcGCCATCGCGAACCGCATCCTCACGATCCTGATGAGCGTCTttgccttcctcggcgcgttcatcggcctcgtcgtcttcgtcatTGACATGGTGCTCTGGAACGTGCTCAAGAACCGcctgcacgacgccgacatttCGGCCAAGCTC GGCAACGCCAACTGGCTCACCGTTGCGGCCGTCTTTGCCCTCTTCCTCTCGACATGCACGGCCATGCTTGGCGCATTCGGCCGCTTCGCCACGGGCCGAGCCGCTGGAGAGAAG TACTAG